One genomic region from Paroceanicella profunda encodes:
- a CDS encoding antibiotic biosynthesis monooxygenase, with protein sequence MTLSRLIHVDAAPGRETELARLVSRFAAATRREPGCIALRALHRAGAPGRIVMLETYRDARALAAHGAAEHSRAFQAGLAGVALGGSAEVIPLEETARPAPEGHAPVRGADHVGITVPDVPAASRFFEEAFGARHSYDVTTPDAPPMAGPDTERQLGLPEGARITHMRQLRIGDSVTLELFEVAGADQRPEPALNDLGLTHIGLYVDDMDTALRKVKAAGGQVLSDPHPLAGPEDRPGNSGVYGRTPWGLLFELLTYPGGIDYPRGADARRWVPAPR encoded by the coding sequence ATGACACTTTCCAGGCTCATCCATGTCGACGCCGCGCCGGGCCGCGAGACCGAGCTTGCCCGCCTGGTCTCCCGTTTCGCCGCCGCCACCCGCCGCGAACCCGGCTGCATCGCGCTCCGCGCCCTGCACCGCGCCGGTGCGCCCGGCCGCATCGTGATGCTCGAGACCTACCGCGATGCCCGGGCGCTGGCAGCGCATGGCGCGGCGGAGCACAGCCGCGCCTTCCAGGCCGGCCTCGCCGGCGTCGCCCTGGGCGGGAGTGCGGAGGTGATTCCGCTGGAGGAGACCGCACGCCCCGCGCCGGAGGGCCACGCGCCGGTGCGCGGAGCGGACCATGTGGGCATCACCGTGCCGGACGTGCCGGCCGCGAGCCGGTTCTTCGAGGAGGCCTTCGGCGCGCGGCACAGCTACGACGTGACCACCCCGGACGCGCCGCCCATGGCCGGGCCGGACACGGAGCGCCAGCTCGGCCTGCCCGAAGGCGCGCGCATCACCCACATGCGCCAGCTGCGGATCGGCGACAGCGTGACGCTGGAACTGTTCGAGGTCGCGGGCGCCGACCAGCGCCCGGAACCGGCGCTGAACGACCTCGGCCTCACCCATATCGGCCTCTACGTGGACGACATGGACACCGCCCTGCGCAAGGTCAAGGCGGCCGGCGGGCAGGTGCTGTCCGACCCGCATCCCCTTGCCGGCCCCGAGGACCGGCCCGGCAACAGCGGCGTCTACGGCCGCACGCCCTGGGGCCTGCTCTTCGAACTGCTCACCTACCCCGGTGGCATCGACTATCCCCGCGGCGCCGACGCAAGACGCTGGGTGCCCGCTCCGCGCTGA
- a CDS encoding phosphotransferase, with amino-acid sequence MRVDPVNARSHAARQGAALPPALAEALAATGLGPVHPADFAPAAGGNTNRVWRWQARDGALGVKLVLPGGGTPLFPNDPVAEFRALQALEGTGLAPRPLALCPVGPGRALIYRWVEGPAWDGDPARLARLLRRLHARPVPPGLRAMAADPLAQGAAMLAGLPGDPRRAALEALRPAPGAGPAGPEVFLHSDVVPANIVMAPEPVLIDWQCPARGEAVEDIAVALSPAMRRVYGGPPVDPAEPARFLAAYADPETARRFTARAPALHWRMAAYCLWRAAQGGPLAQAYAEGFEAELALLSG; translated from the coding sequence ATGCGGGTCGATCCGGTCAACGCGCGAAGCCATGCCGCGCGACAGGGCGCGGCACTTCCCCCGGCGCTGGCAGAGGCCCTGGCCGCGACCGGGCTCGGGCCCGTGCACCCGGCGGATTTCGCCCCCGCCGCCGGCGGCAACACCAACCGGGTCTGGCGCTGGCAGGCGCGCGACGGGGCGCTGGGGGTGAAACTGGTGCTGCCGGGGGGCGGCACGCCGCTGTTCCCGAACGATCCCGTCGCGGAATTCCGCGCGTTGCAGGCGCTGGAGGGCACCGGCCTCGCCCCCCGGCCGCTGGCGCTGTGCCCGGTGGGGCCGGGGCGGGCGCTGATCTATCGCTGGGTCGAGGGGCCCGCCTGGGACGGGGACCCGGCCAGGCTGGCCCGCCTGCTGCGCCGGCTGCATGCCCGGCCCGTGCCGCCCGGCCTGCGCGCCATGGCGGCTGACCCGCTGGCGCAGGGCGCGGCGATGCTCGCGGGCCTGCCCGGGGACCCGCGCCGCGCCGCGCTGGAGGCGCTGCGCCCCGCGCCCGGGGCGGGGCCCGCGGGGCCGGAGGTGTTCCTGCACAGCGACGTGGTGCCGGCCAATATCGTGATGGCGCCGGAGCCGGTGCTGATCGACTGGCAGTGCCCGGCGCGCGGCGAGGCGGTGGAGGACATCGCCGTGGCGCTCTCCCCCGCGATGCGCCGGGTCTACGGCGGCCCGCCGGTGGATCCGGCCGAACCGGCCCGCTTCCTCGCGGCCTATGCAGACCCGGAGACGGCGCGCCGCTTCACGGCCCGTGCCCCGGCGCTGCACTGGCGCATGGCGGCCTATTGCCTGTGGCGCGCGGCGCAGGGCGGGCCGCTGGCGCAGGCCTATGCGGAGGGGTTCGAGGCGGAGCTGGCACTGCTTTCCGGCTGA
- a CDS encoding DNA recombination protein RmuC — MTALPETLPLAWVLAGAVTLLLLALLLRPRRDTGAEARALTEAVIGLDTAIRRLDQGQSQLAGGLRSVSEAQAAAQARMAEMMERRLEEVQKGMTVTLHGTATRTARSLGDLQQRLEAIDRAQSKIEKLSGDVLGLQDILSNKQARGAFGEIQLADIVGNALPPDAYTLQATLSNGRRADCLLHLPNPPGTIAIDSKFPLEAWEGLRAARTEREREEAARHFRLAVRHHLRAISERYIIEGETADSALMFLPSEAVYAELHANFSEVVREGFELRVWIVSPTTCMATLNTLRAILKDARMREQAGAIRRELGLLHKDMERLVDRVGNLDRHFDQAARDVEEIKVSATKAGNRALKLEAFDFDTAAAEAPRPAVAVPQRR, encoded by the coding sequence ATGACCGCCCTGCCAGAGACCCTTCCGCTCGCCTGGGTGCTGGCCGGCGCCGTCACTCTCCTGCTCCTCGCGCTGCTGCTGCGCCCGCGCCGGGACACCGGCGCCGAGGCGCGCGCCCTCACCGAGGCGGTGATCGGGCTCGACACCGCCATCCGCCGGCTGGACCAGGGCCAGTCCCAGCTTGCCGGCGGGCTGCGCTCGGTCTCCGAGGCCCAGGCCGCCGCCCAGGCCCGCATGGCCGAGATGATGGAGCGCCGCCTGGAGGAGGTGCAGAAGGGCATGACCGTCACCCTGCACGGCACCGCCACCCGCACCGCCCGCTCGCTCGGCGACCTGCAGCAGCGGCTGGAGGCCATCGACCGCGCCCAGTCCAAGATCGAGAAGCTCTCCGGCGACGTGCTGGGCCTGCAGGACATCCTGTCCAACAAGCAGGCGCGCGGCGCCTTCGGCGAGATCCAGCTCGCCGACATCGTCGGCAACGCCCTGCCGCCGGACGCCTACACCCTGCAGGCCACGCTCTCGAACGGCCGCCGGGCGGACTGTCTGCTGCACCTGCCCAACCCGCCGGGCACCATCGCCATCGATTCGAAATTCCCCCTGGAGGCCTGGGAGGGCCTGCGCGCCGCGCGCACCGAGCGCGAGCGCGAGGAGGCCGCCCGCCACTTCCGCCTCGCGGTGCGCCACCACCTGCGCGCCATCTCCGAGCGCTACATCATCGAGGGCGAGACCGCCGACAGCGCGCTGATGTTCCTGCCCTCCGAGGCGGTTTACGCGGAGCTGCATGCCAATTTCTCCGAGGTGGTGCGCGAGGGGTTCGAGCTCCGGGTGTGGATCGTCTCCCCCACCACCTGCATGGCCACGCTCAACACCCTGCGCGCCATTCTCAAGGATGCCCGGATGCGCGAGCAGGCCGGCGCCATCCGCCGCGAACTGGGCCTGCTGCACAAGGACATGGAGCGGCTGGTGGACCGGGTGGGCAACCTCGACCGGCATTTCGACCAGGCGGCGCGCGATGTGGAGGAGATCAAGGTCTCCGCCACCAAGGCCGGCAACCGGGCGCTGAAGCTGGAGGCCTTCGACTTCGACACCGCCGCGGCAGAGGCGCCCCGCCCGGCCGTCGCCGTTCCGCAGCGGCGCTGA
- the mutL gene encoding DNA mismatch repair endonuclease MutL, with protein MNAESPKISRSLPQIRQLDEAAANRIAAGEVVERPASAVKELMENALDAGARRIDIAVADGGKTLIRVTDDGHGIPAGELGLALSRHATSKIDGTNLLDIRSFGFRGEALPSIGSVARLTLTSRAEGSAEAAELRVTSGEMGPVTPAALPVGTVVEVRDLFHTTPARLKFLRTDRSEMQAVSETVRRLSLAAPFTAITLRDVTGGGEGRVTFQARRETGALPEARLARLRTLLGAGFAENALPIDAERDGLRLTGYAALPTYSRGSSVQQFLFVNGRPVQDKVLTGALRAAYSDFLSRDRYPAAALFLDIAPERVDVNVHPAKSEVRFREPGIARGLIVSALMHALAGAGHRAATTVSTAALGAFRPEGGRPVGPWPSRPGGGYTPPPRPSAGALSTAWEAQAPYGQPHRRQPGFAELGGWSARVEDPRPAGEAAPSGASEAAGARPEDASDLPPLGVARAQLHENYIVAQTATGMVVVDQHAAHERLVYERFKAQYAKAGIAAQTLLMPEIVEMSGEDAERLLGHAEALSALGLTIEPFGAGAICVRETPAMLGRCDAAALLRDIGDELADMGSSALLESRLEAIMSRMACHGSVRSGRRLSVEEMNALLREMEATPHSGQCNHGRPTWVELSLAEIEKLFGRR; from the coding sequence ATGAACGCCGAGAGCCCCAAGATAAGCCGTAGCCTGCCGCAGATCCGTCAACTGGACGAGGCGGCCGCGAACCGTATTGCCGCCGGCGAGGTGGTCGAACGCCCGGCCTCCGCGGTCAAGGAACTCATGGAGAATGCGCTCGATGCCGGCGCCCGGCGCATCGACATCGCGGTGGCCGACGGCGGCAAGACGCTGATCCGGGTGACCGATGACGGCCACGGCATCCCGGCGGGTGAGCTCGGCCTCGCCCTCTCGCGCCACGCCACCTCGAAGATCGACGGCACCAACCTGCTCGACATCCGCTCCTTCGGCTTCCGCGGCGAGGCGCTGCCCTCCATCGGCTCGGTCGCCCGGCTCACCCTCACCTCCCGGGCCGAGGGCTCGGCAGAGGCGGCGGAGCTGCGCGTGACCTCCGGCGAGATGGGCCCGGTCACCCCCGCGGCCCTGCCGGTCGGCACCGTGGTCGAGGTGCGCGACCTGTTCCACACCACCCCCGCCCGGCTGAAGTTCCTGCGCACCGACCGCTCGGAGATGCAGGCGGTGAGCGAGACGGTCCGCCGCCTCTCCCTCGCCGCCCCCTTCACCGCGATCACCCTGCGCGACGTCACCGGCGGCGGCGAGGGGCGGGTGACCTTCCAGGCCCGGCGCGAGACCGGCGCGCTGCCCGAGGCCCGCCTCGCCCGGCTGCGCACCCTGCTCGGCGCCGGTTTCGCGGAGAATGCGCTGCCGATCGACGCGGAGCGCGACGGGCTGCGGCTCACCGGCTACGCCGCCCTGCCCACCTATTCGCGCGGCTCCTCCGTGCAGCAGTTCCTGTTCGTGAACGGCCGCCCGGTGCAGGACAAGGTGCTCACCGGCGCGCTGCGCGCCGCCTATTCCGACTTCCTCAGCCGGGACCGCTACCCCGCCGCCGCGCTCTTCCTCGACATCGCGCCCGAGCGGGTGGACGTGAACGTGCACCCGGCGAAATCCGAGGTGCGCTTCCGCGAGCCGGGCATCGCGCGCGGGCTGATCGTCTCTGCCCTGATGCATGCGCTGGCCGGCGCCGGGCACCGGGCGGCGACCACGGTCTCCACCGCCGCCCTCGGCGCCTTCCGGCCCGAGGGCGGGCGCCCCGTGGGCCCCTGGCCGTCCCGCCCGGGCGGCGGATACACCCCGCCGCCGCGCCCCTCCGCCGGCGCGCTCTCCACGGCCTGGGAGGCCCAGGCCCCGTACGGCCAGCCGCACCGGCGCCAGCCCGGTTTCGCCGAACTGGGGGGCTGGTCCGCGCGGGTCGAAGATCCGCGCCCGGCCGGCGAGGCCGCCCCTTCAGGGGCGTCCGAGGCGGCCGGTGCCCGGCCGGAGGACGCCTCCGATCTGCCGCCCCTCGGCGTCGCCCGGGCCCAGCTCCACGAGAATTACATCGTCGCCCAGACCGCCACCGGCATGGTGGTGGTGGACCAGCACGCCGCGCATGAGCGCCTGGTCTACGAGCGCTTCAAGGCGCAGTACGCGAAGGCCGGCATCGCCGCGCAGACCCTGCTCATGCCCGAGATCGTGGAGATGTCGGGCGAGGATGCGGAGCGGCTGCTCGGCCATGCCGAGGCGCTCTCCGCCCTCGGCCTGACCATCGAGCCCTTCGGCGCCGGTGCCATCTGCGTGCGCGAGACGCCGGCCATGCTCGGCCGCTGCGACGCCGCCGCCCTCCTGCGCGACATCGGCGACGAGCTCGCGGACATGGGCAGCTCCGCCCTGCTGGAGAGCCGGCTGGAGGCGATCATGTCCCGCATGGCCTGCCACGGCTCGGTGCGTTCCGGCCGCCGCCTCAGCGTGGAGGAGATGAACGCCCTCCTGCGCGAGATGGAGGCCACGCCGCATTCCGGCCAGTGCAACCACGGCCGCCCCACCTGGGTGGAACTCTCGCTCGCCGAGATCGAGAAGCTCTTCGGCCGCCGATGA
- a CDS encoding amidase, whose translation MDKTLTGATACDLGRGIGAGEIDPEALTEHFLSAISAHPEAGRIYARTTPDRARAEAAAAARRARDGLRRGPLDGVPISWKDLFDTAGTATEAGSALLAGRTPSRDARVLERATRAGLVCLGKTHMSELAFSGIGINPVTATSPNVNDPDRVPGGSSSGAAASVAFGLAPAGIGSDTGGSVRVPAAWNDLVGFKTTHGWLPLDGVVPLAAGFDTVGPLCRSVEDAAALAFTMAGAPIPDLAGSRPDRLRLLVLETVALDDLRPEPQEGFERAVSRLAEAGAGITRAPVPCLADAMGLSATLFAGEAWAEWGETIEANPDVMFDQVRERFRTGRDVSAARWLRDRARMRALRGAWTAAVGAYDAVLVPSSPILPPLTERMMQDQEYYVRENLLALRNTRIGNLMDSCGVTLPTGVPSCGITALGLAGQDRAILRVAAAMEAVLAA comes from the coding sequence ATGGACAAGACACTGACGGGCGCGACCGCCTGCGATCTGGGCCGGGGAATCGGCGCGGGCGAGATCGATCCGGAGGCGCTCACCGAGCATTTCCTCTCCGCCATCTCCGCCCACCCGGAAGCCGGGCGCATCTATGCCCGCACCACGCCGGACCGCGCCCGCGCCGAGGCCGCCGCCGCTGCCCGGAGGGCCCGGGACGGGCTGCGCCGCGGCCCGCTCGACGGGGTGCCGATCTCCTGGAAGGACCTGTTCGACACCGCGGGCACCGCCACGGAAGCCGGCTCCGCACTGCTGGCCGGGCGCACCCCGTCGCGCGATGCGCGGGTTCTGGAGCGCGCCACCCGCGCCGGCCTCGTCTGCCTGGGCAAGACCCACATGTCCGAGCTTGCCTTCTCCGGCATCGGGATCAACCCGGTCACCGCCACCTCGCCGAACGTGAACGACCCCGACCGGGTGCCCGGCGGCTCCTCCTCCGGCGCGGCGGCCTCCGTGGCCTTCGGTCTCGCACCGGCCGGCATCGGCTCGGACACCGGCGGCTCGGTGCGCGTGCCCGCGGCCTGGAACGATCTCGTGGGCTTCAAGACCACGCATGGCTGGCTGCCGCTGGACGGGGTCGTGCCGCTTGCCGCCGGGTTCGACACCGTGGGCCCGCTGTGCCGCTCCGTCGAGGATGCCGCGGCCCTTGCCTTCACCATGGCGGGCGCGCCGATCCCCGACCTCGCCGGCAGCCGGCCGGACCGCCTCCGCCTGCTGGTGCTGGAGACCGTCGCCCTGGATGATCTCCGCCCCGAGCCGCAGGAAGGGTTCGAGCGCGCCGTCTCCCGGCTGGCGGAGGCCGGGGCCGGCATCACCCGCGCCCCGGTGCCCTGCCTCGCCGATGCGATGGGCCTCTCGGCGACGCTGTTCGCGGGCGAGGCCTGGGCGGAATGGGGCGAGACCATCGAGGCCAACCCCGACGTGATGTTCGATCAGGTGCGCGAGCGCTTCCGCACCGGCCGCGATGTCTCCGCCGCGCGCTGGCTGCGCGACCGCGCCAGGATGCGCGCCCTGCGCGGCGCCTGGACCGCGGCCGTGGGCGCCTACGACGCCGTTCTGGTCCCCAGCTCGCCGATCCTGCCGCCGCTCACCGAGCGGATGATGCAGGACCAGGAGTATTACGTGCGCGAGAACCTGCTGGCCCTGCGCAACACCCGCATCGGCAACCTGATGGATTCCTGCGGCGTGACCCTGCCCACCGGCGTGCCCTCCTGCGGCATCACCGCGCTCGGCCTCGCCGGGCAGGACCGCGCCATCCTGCGCGTGGCCGCCGCGATGGAGGCCGTGCTCGCCGCCTGA
- a CDS encoding alpha/beta fold hydrolase, translated as MAGFTDIGASPFLDGFALRDFRPDDGPRIRFAIAGQGKPLLLLHGHPQTHVTWRKVAPALARDFTVIAPDLRGYGDSEKPGGGPAHIAYSKREMARDPLALMTALGHPRFAVAGHDRGGRVAHRLALDHPDAVARMALLDIAPTATMYARTDKAFATRYFWWFFLIQPFPLPETMIGADPAFFLRRHIEGQTRVPGATEPAAFEEYLRCYMDPATRHAICEDYRAAAGVDLEHDASDADTRIRAPVHALWGAQGTVGQLYDVLATWREKAVTVTGRALDCGHTLQEERPEALLEEFRRFFGA; from the coding sequence ATGGCCGGGTTCACCGACATCGGCGCCTCCCCCTTTCTGGACGGTTTTGCGCTGCGCGATTTCCGCCCCGACGACGGTCCACGCATCCGCTTCGCCATCGCCGGGCAGGGAAAGCCGCTGCTCCTGCTCCACGGGCATCCGCAAACCCACGTGACCTGGCGCAAGGTCGCGCCGGCGCTGGCGCGGGACTTCACGGTGATCGCGCCTGACCTGCGCGGCTACGGCGACAGCGAGAAGCCCGGGGGCGGGCCCGCCCATATTGCCTATTCGAAGCGCGAGATGGCGCGCGACCCGCTGGCGCTGATGACCGCGCTCGGCCACCCGCGCTTCGCGGTTGCGGGGCATGACCGGGGCGGGCGGGTTGCGCATCGGCTGGCGCTCGATCACCCGGATGCGGTGGCGCGCATGGCGCTGCTCGACATCGCGCCCACGGCGACGATGTACGCGCGCACCGACAAGGCCTTCGCGACCCGCTACTTCTGGTGGTTCTTCCTCATCCAGCCCTTCCCGCTGCCCGAAACGATGATCGGCGCGGACCCGGCCTTCTTCCTGCGCCGCCACATCGAGGGACAGACCAGGGTCCCGGGGGCCACCGAGCCCGCGGCCTTCGAGGAATACCTGCGCTGCTACATGGACCCGGCCACGCGCCACGCGATCTGCGAGGATTACCGCGCCGCGGCCGGCGTGGACCTCGAGCATGATGCCAGCGATGCCGACACGCGCATCCGGGCGCCCGTGCACGCGCTCTGGGGCGCGCAGGGCACGGTCGGCCAGCTCTACGACGTGCTGGCAACCTGGCGCGAGAAGGCCGTCACGGTCACCGGGCGGGCGCTCGACTGCGGGCACACGCTGCAGGAGGAACGCCCCGAGGCGCTGCTGGAGGAGTTCCGCCGCTTCTTCGGCGCCTGA
- a CDS encoding gamma-glutamylcyclotransferase, giving the protein MPFAPDAFRHHPGLAGKIRDPEASFFRDLDLAEVDRIWAESGMRANTRYSDALREEMRRETLAPWQGEDIWVFAYGSLMWDPAVYFAEVRRARLPGYRRSFCLVDRSGARGTAEAPGLMAALDIGPACDGLVFRLAADTADRESEVIWRREMMAPCYRAVFAPVETSHGPVEALCFVADPEAAMIDTGISHADQVRYLATGVGRLGTSREYLENVILGCRELRIEDPDLDALLAAVDAWPGPGTVSGELVREG; this is encoded by the coding sequence ATGCCCTTCGCCCCCGATGCCTTCCGCCATCACCCCGGCCTCGCGGGCAAGATCCGTGACCCGGAGGCAAGCTTCTTCCGCGACCTGGACCTTGCCGAGGTCGACCGGATCTGGGCCGAGAGCGGCATGCGTGCCAACACGCGCTACAGCGACGCGCTCCGCGAGGAGATGCGCCGCGAGACGCTGGCGCCGTGGCAGGGGGAGGACATCTGGGTCTTCGCCTACGGCTCCCTCATGTGGGACCCGGCGGTCTATTTCGCCGAGGTGCGCCGGGCACGCCTGCCGGGGTATCGGCGCAGCTTCTGCCTGGTGGACCGGTCGGGAGCGCGCGGGACGGCCGAGGCGCCCGGCCTGATGGCGGCGCTGGACATCGGACCGGCCTGCGACGGGCTGGTGTTCCGTCTCGCCGCCGACACCGCCGACCGCGAGTCCGAGGTGATCTGGCGGCGCGAGATGATGGCGCCGTGCTACAGGGCGGTCTTCGCGCCGGTGGAAACCTCCCACGGCCCCGTCGAGGCGCTGTGTTTCGTGGCGGACCCGGAGGCCGCCATGATCGACACGGGAATCAGCCACGCGGACCAGGTCCGGTATCTCGCCACCGGCGTCGGGCGGCTGGGAACCAGCCGCGAATACCTGGAGAACGTCATCCTGGGGTGCCGGGAACTCCGGATCGAGGATCCGGACCTCGACGCCCTGCTCGCGGCGGTGGATGCCTGGCCCGGGCCGGGCACCGTATCGGGAGAGCTGGTGAGGGAGGGCTGA
- the murA gene encoding UDP-N-acetylglucosamine 1-carboxyvinyltransferase translates to MDKIIVTGGKPLNGEIVISGAKNACLTLMPAALLTDEPLTLTNAPRLSDIATMTDLLRSLGCEVAALQSGRVLALGAETIASTRADYEIVRKMRASILVLGPLLAREGHAEVSLPGGCAIGARPVDLHLRGLEALGAELDLRDGYVHAKAPGGLKGAVFELPFASVGATENMLMAATLAKGTTVLKNPAREPEIVDLARCLRAMGAQIEGEGTGEITIQGVERLHGATHRVVADRIELGTYMLAPAIAGGRVELIGGERALLGAFCDKLEEADIAVEETARGLAVSRRNGVIRPLHVVTEPYPGFPTDLQAQMMALLSLGSGESVLEERIFENRFMHAPELLRMGARIDVHGGTARVTGVDTLRGAPVMATDLRASVSLILAGLAAEGETTVSRVYHLDRGYERLEDKLSACGAQVERVKG, encoded by the coding sequence ATGGACAAGATCATCGTGACCGGGGGCAAGCCCCTGAACGGCGAGATCGTGATTTCCGGCGCGAAGAACGCCTGTCTCACGCTCATGCCGGCGGCGCTGCTCACCGATGAGCCGCTCACCCTCACCAATGCGCCGCGGCTGTCGGACATCGCCACCATGACCGACCTGCTGCGCAGCCTGGGCTGCGAGGTGGCGGCGCTGCAGTCCGGCCGGGTGCTGGCGCTGGGGGCGGAGACCATCGCCTCCACCCGGGCCGACTACGAGATCGTGCGCAAGATGCGCGCCTCGATCCTGGTGCTGGGGCCGCTGCTGGCGCGCGAGGGCCATGCGGAAGTGTCGCTGCCCGGCGGCTGCGCCATCGGCGCGCGGCCGGTGGACCTGCACCTGCGCGGGCTGGAGGCGCTGGGCGCGGAGCTGGACCTGCGCGACGGCTATGTGCACGCGAAGGCACCGGGCGGGCTGAAGGGCGCGGTGTTCGAGCTGCCCTTCGCCTCGGTGGGCGCCACCGAGAACATGCTGATGGCCGCCACGCTGGCGAAGGGCACCACGGTGCTGAAGAACCCCGCGCGCGAGCCGGAGATCGTGGACCTGGCCCGCTGCCTGCGCGCGATGGGCGCGCAGATCGAGGGCGAGGGCACCGGGGAGATCACCATCCAGGGCGTGGAGCGGCTGCACGGCGCCACGCACCGCGTGGTGGCGGACCGCATCGAGCTGGGCACCTACATGCTCGCCCCGGCCATCGCCGGCGGCAGGGTGGAGCTGATCGGCGGCGAACGCGCGCTGCTCGGCGCCTTCTGCGACAAGCTGGAGGAGGCGGACATCGCGGTGGAGGAGACCGCCCGCGGCCTGGCGGTGAGCCGGCGCAACGGGGTGATCCGCCCGCTGCATGTGGTGACCGAGCCCTACCCGGGCTTTCCCACCGACCTGCAGGCGCAGATGATGGCGCTGCTCTCGCTCGGTTCGGGAGAGAGCGTGCTGGAGGAGCGGATCTTCGAGAATCGCTTCATGCATGCGCCGGAGCTGCTGCGCATGGGCGCGCGCATCGACGTGCATGGCGGAACGGCGAGGGTGACCGGGGTGGACACCCTGCGCGGCGCGCCGGTGATGGCGACGGATCTGCGCGCCTCGGTGAGCCTCATTCTCGCCGGGCTGGCCGCGGAGGGTGAAACCACGGTGTCTCGTGTCTATCATCTCGACAGGGGCTATGAGCGCCTCGAGGACAAGCTCTCGGCCTGCGGCGCGCAGGTCGAGCGTGTGAAAGGATAG
- a CDS encoding DUF2948 family protein, giving the protein MSGDARFEDAGEGPLRLKAETAEDLTVISALVQDAVTTVGDVAFAQRHHRLALLVNRFRWEDRVAAERAGRAYERVRSLLVVESALSVRSNGLDRSAKDTVLSVLSLAFEPAEEGAGTLTLLLAGDGEIAVTVECLDVSLTDVTRPYVAPSGKAPGHGD; this is encoded by the coding sequence ATGAGCGGTGACGCACGGTTCGAGGATGCGGGCGAGGGCCCCCTGCGGCTGAAGGCGGAAACGGCCGAGGACCTCACGGTGATCTCGGCGCTGGTCCAGGACGCGGTGACCACGGTGGGCGATGTCGCTTTCGCGCAGCGTCACCACCGGCTGGCGCTGCTGGTGAACCGGTTCCGCTGGGAGGACAGGGTGGCCGCGGAACGCGCCGGCCGTGCCTACGAGCGGGTGCGCAGCCTGCTGGTGGTCGAATCGGCGCTCTCGGTGCGCTCGAACGGGCTGGACCGGAGCGCGAAGGACACCGTGCTCTCCGTGCTCTCCCTGGCCTTCGAGCCGGCGGAGGAGGGGGCGGGCACGCTCACCCTCCTGCTGGCGGGAGACGGGGAGATCGCGGTGACGGTCGAATGCCTGGACGTGAGCCTCACCGACGTCACCCGGCCCTACGTGGCCCCCTCCGGCAAGGCGCCGGGCCACGGGGACTGA